The following are from one region of the Ptychodera flava strain L36383 chromosome 15, AS_Pfla_20210202, whole genome shotgun sequence genome:
- the LOC139152050 gene encoding ras-associating and dilute domain-containing protein-like isoform X1 produces MTTRDELIRELSRGNGDLEGLFERKRSSINMLTDPRVLAHLRTLHLQAKQEQANQGDDLGDDVGETATRENLTEKIFNFNRRNQLSTFKITLGEGLKYEGALRFYFENSDGHKLATKAVRLDSDTTVEDLLPILIDKFNLKKLFKDDPSRKRSLYQIIEGDEILLDKEEKPLDVTLNSRITPRFVFRVDTNRPSSSPAITKKVIPNSTPKHRNLLSKLPNIKAIMNGNSQDGGVKLANSNEAMVNGMHPLSDDSSISSDLSSSLSGCSISGKKEKSEINMNNGGASGLLINANLSQQRHKGKSSTVRSPAKIKARKHMKSSSSVALMFQRRFSLRKREKEEDILSKSVELSTEQATPGVLKVYGDQICPGAQYKSVLASMRSSAVELVKEVLERYSLMRSSYKDYVLCDVIGKFVKSETKGQLWTTECVRVVEDNERPLVLQSFWKPGEGFSRRFEVRKRSAVEEELGEIDTITSGINANARRLQLSRVRLHKLCKSDGISDVIQQQGQPDLTSGMVTTEYNITKITVNDKPSFTSALNEPEETESHDEPTALYNYKPPLDFPYFLMLRGYSPETDLVLYVLNEQVSMIGRMQEDEELDEDNKPDISLSAHDILPQHCWVCKKPANRSYRISDTVENCAMVVSLEPLPIAKVTVNGVSVTKETELKPGDLIAMGNHYVFLFKDPTTTKEIPLDLKWLQTSSSHLESTPPVKKHGSVDSLKKPKDGFNDHLKKKAQEYDKNDTRLKMIYDIRDEDDILEKVTSLVNIDSGEFKFTPGYLICMCVEYSAYHHDQVTTRKLLLKISGLIQSIAWDKTKEIANKQTTRPQDAVHSMKELLPDLQTIIFWMANALEMLNHFQNSLVDYLMSPDESLPPGSRASLAAADEEVLSVLEEVVMYTFQQTVYYLTKTLYIALPAVLDSNPFTDEDESKENSKVHRVESVIAIFQTTFDLVHNLQVHPQIIRQLFAYLLFFTNASLFNMLMERGAGGKFYKWSKGAQIRGNLDQIESWAQEHELMQEASTFLRTLSSAADLLATPKVQLLNLDWNVIRKDFPSLNAAQVQQILSEYQLGSNKARPRGWFPPPDQVELALRTADILESFNNHPPLVLPNSEFIMDLDNPVKDDTFYDHLQTLADTFPNITIYTGMVVATEPQESADRLMASLVRKELAENDALRAQVTSGYNGISPGNRGSRSYEDIHRHSMSKGNYEEISSHRVRSSSTSTLPTNHVQQQFHSPQYSYQGKQYHSSHSNHTYNQYQSPKYSNSSPGNLQHGKQYPPPPPYGSHLAKSAISQQYRPPVPQHKYHSNANGSHGNEEFRYEVSWKQEDGLYEVKRLNNQHVSFNGNEQVYVYHQDGTVSVQQQAMAGAQNSVRFDNSANLVHIVRVHHDYDEPYEPEEEENTDETDTTVSHDNKEIEIKDIPYHSSLPQRRTGSLEQLQRNKTGSLEQLQRNRTGSLEQIQKSILRSGSLDQLPRSRLGSQEQIQGKTSDGEITIDHSIDDKHHYQGSIPILAITPPNRDKPIPILTGRPHQQQQLQNQILKQQQQIQREQQLQHQLQQQQQMQQQKHHLLQQKQQQQPQHFRAPTPAPSLSSKPLALVQGQKPRDMSDNSSLTSQSPPPLPTNTTGSSVKPKTKKVQYSTDNDLDYVQTVKHDDRDGQTEDISNDVDNCTVFSPFLTGGVTESEMDLLLHRNTMSDTQKQCVEKVEGMRDASDAQDDVFVVDLIKEDNGIGLGLIDGLYTPLRSAGIYVRTLLPKGAAARDGRLRLGDRILAVNGTSLVGADYQSAMQLIRNAGPRLRFLVAKSDISMAMKITASAC; encoded by the exons ATGAAATCCTTTTGGATAAGGAAGAAAAGCCCTTGGATGTCACCCTAAACTCCAGAATCACACCTAGGTTTGTGTTCCGTGTGGACACTAACCGCCCAAGCAGCAGCCCTGCCATCACCAAAAAGGTCATTCCAAATTCCACACCAAAACACCGCAATCTGCTTTCAAAGTTGCCCAACATTAAAGCCATCATGAATGGAAACAGTCAGGATGGTGGAGTCAAGTTGGCCAATTCAAATGAAGCCATGGTGAATGGGATGCATCCACTCAGCGATGATTCCAGTATCAGCAGTGACTTGAGCAGTAGCCTTTCAGGTTGTAGCATCTCTGGGAAGAAGGAAAAATCAGAGATCAACATGAACAACGGAGGAGCTTCTGGCCTCCTTATCAATGCTAACTTGTCTCAACAGAGACACAAAGGCAAGTCTAGCACTGTGCGATCACCTGCGAAAATCAAAGCCAGGAAACATATGAAAAGTAGTTCCAGCGTGGCGCTCATGTTTCAGCGACGATTCAGCCTAAGGAAAAGGGAGAAAGAAgaagacattttgtcaaaaagtgtGGAATTGTCCACGGAGCAAGCCACACCAGGTGTGCTGAAAGTTTACGGTGATCAGATATGTCCTGGAGCTCAGTATAAAAGTGTGCTGGCTTCCATGAGATCATCTGCTGTGGAACTTGTCAAGGAAGTTTTAGAACGATACAGTCTAATGAGGTCATCGTACAAAGACTATGTTCTCTGTGATGTGATTGGCAAGTTTGTGAAATCTGAGACAAAAGGTCAGCTTTGGACAACAGAGTGTGTGCGAGTTGTAGAAGACAATGAAAGACCACTGGTATTGCAATCATTTTGGAAACCAGGCGAGGGCTTTTCACGGCGGTTTGAAGTGCGGAAACGTTCAGCTGTGGAAGAGGAACTTGGTGAAATAGACACAATCACATCAGGGATTAATGCCAATGCCAGGCGCTTGCAACTATCCAGAGTTAGATTacacaaactttgcaaaagtgATGGAATATCTGATGTTATCCAGCAACAAGGACAGCCAGATTTAACAAGTGGTATGGTGACTACAGAGTATAATATCACAAAGATAACTGTGAATGACAAACCTTCTTTCACCAGTGCCCTGAATGAACCAGAGGAAACAGAAAGCCATGATGAACCAACTGCACTTTATAACTACAAACCTCCCCTTGATTTCCCATATTTCCTGATGCTAAGGGGTTACTCTCCAGAGACAGATCTGGTATTATATGTTTTGAATGAGCAGGTGTCAATGATAGGAAGAATGCAGGAAGATGAAGAGCTTGATGAAGACAATAAACCAGACATTTCTCTTTCTGCTCATGATATTTTACCTCAGCATTGCTGGGTATGCAAGAAACCAGCGAACAGAAGTTACAGAATTAGTGATACTGTGGAAAATTGTGCAATGGTGGTTTCCTTGGAGCCGCTTCCCATCGCCAAGGTGACAGTCAATGGTGTGTCTGTCACTAAGGAGACAGAACTGAAACCTGGGGATCTGATCGCCATGGGGAATCATTACGTCTTTCTCTTCAAAGACCCTACCACCACCAAAGAGATACCACTGGATTTGAAGTGGTTGCAAACGTCATCATCTCATCTGGAATCAACACCTCCAGTCAAAAAACATGGCAGTGTTGACTCACTCAAGAAACCCAAAGACGGTTTCAATGACCATCTCAAAAAGAAGGCGCAGGAGTATGACAAAAACGACACTCGGCTAAAGATGATTTATGACATCAGAGATGAGGATGACATTTTGGAGAAAGTTACCTCACTTGTTAATATTGATAGCGGGGAGTTTAAATTTACACCAGGATATCTGATTTGTATGTGTGTTGAATATTCAGCTTATCATCATGATCAAGTGACAACAAGGAAATTACTTCTGAAAATATCCGGATTAATTCAAAGTATTGCATGG GAtaagacaaaagaaattgccAACAAGCAAACTACAAG ACCTCAAGATGCTGTCCATTCCATGAAAGAACTTCTTCCAGATCTACAGACTATTATATTCTGGATGGCCAATGCCTTGGAAATGCTGAACCACTTCCAGAATTCCCTGGTGGATTACTTGATGAGTCCGGATGAGAGTCTTCCCCCTGGATCCAGAGCTTCTTTGGCTGCGGCTGATGAAGAAGTCTTATCTGTCCTGGAAGAGGTGGTCATGTACACATTTCAACAAACTGTCTATTATCTCACAAAG ACCCTGTACATTGCATTACCAGCAGTATTAGACAGCAATCCATTCACGGATGAAGATGAAAGCAAAGAGAACAGCAAAGTACACAGAGTGGAAAGTGTCATTGCCATCTTCCAGACGACCTTTGACCTGGTCCATAACTTACAGGTTCATCCACAAATCATCCGCCAGCTATTTGCATATCTGTTGTTCTTCACAAATGCATCATTGTTTAATATGCTAATGGAGAGAG GTGCTGGTGGTAAATTCTACAAGTGGTCTAAAGGAGCTCAGATCAGAGGTAACTTAGATCAGATAGAGTCCTGGGCCCAGGAACATGAACTGATGCAGGAAGCATCTACATTTCTACGCACTCTGTCCTCTGCAGCTGATCTCCTAGCAACACCAAAAGTACAACTCCTCAAT TTGGATTGGAATGTCATTCGGAAAGACTTCCCATCACTCAATGCAGCTCAGGTTCAACAGATTCTCAGTGAATATCAGCTTGGTAGCAATAAAGCCAGACCAAGGGGTTGGTTTCCACCACCAGACCAGGTAGAACTTGCCCTTAGAACTG CGGACATCTTGGAAAGTTTCAACAATCACCCCCCATTGGTTCTACCAAACAGTGAATTTATCATGGATCTAGATAACCCTGTCAAGGATGATACATTTTATGATCATCTTCAGACTTTGGCTGATACATTTCCCAATATCACTATCTACACTG GCATGGTGGTAGCTACTGAGCCTCAAGAGTCAGCTGATAGACTGATGGCAAGTCTTGTCAGGAAGGAACTCGCTGAAAACGATGCCCTGAGAGCACAGGTTACCAGTGGATACAATGGCATCTCCCCTGGCAACAGAGGTTCCAGGTCATACGAGGACATCCACAGACATTCTATGTCAAAAGGTAATTATGAGGAAATCTCTTCACACAGAGTTCGGAGTAGCAGTACAAGTACCTTGCCTACAAACCATGTACAACAACAGTTTCATTCACCACAGTATAGCTATCAGGGCAAACAGTACCACAGTAGTCATAGCAACCACACTTACAACCAGTACCAGTCACCTAAATATAGCAACAGCAGCCCTGGCAACCTGCAGCATGGAAAGCAGTACCCTCCCCCACCACCCTATGGCAGCCATCTTGCAAAGTCAGCTATCAGTCAGCAGTACAGACCTCCAGTGCCGCAGCACAAGTACCATAGCAATGCAAATGGGAGCCATGGTAACGAGGAGTTCAGATATGAGGTGTCATGGAAACAAGAAGATGGATTGTATGAGGTCAAGAGGTTAAACAATCAACACGTCAGTTTCAATGGAAATGAACAAGTTTATGTCTACCATCAGGACGGTACAGTCAGTGTTCAACAACAAGCTATGGCGGGTGCTCAGAATTCAGTACGCTTTGATAACTCTGCAAACTTGGTCCACATTGTACGTGTTCATCACGACTATGATGAGCCGTATGAACCTGAAGAGGAAGAGAACACTGATGAAACAGACACAACTGTTTCCCATGACAACAAAGAGATAGAGATCAAGGATATACCATATCACAGTAGTTTACCACAAAGGAGGACAGGCTCTCTGGAGCAACTTCAACGGAACAAGACTGGCTCACTGGAGCAGCTGCAGAGAAATAGAACAGGTTCTCTTGAGCAGATACAGAAAAGCATATTGAGGAGTGGGTCACTTGACCAACTTCCTAGAAGCAGGTTAGGTTCTCAGGAACAAATCCAAGGCAAGACAAGTGATGGAGAAATCACGATTGATCACAGCATTGATGATAAACATCACTACCAGGGTAGCATTCCCATACTGGCCATAACACCTCCAAACAGAGACAAACCCATACCTATACTGACTGGCAGACCTCATCAGCAACAACAACTGCAGAACCAAATCTTGAAGCAGCAACAGCAGATACAACGAGAACAGCAGCTTCAACATCAGctacaacaacagcagcagatGCAGCAGCAGAAACATCATCTCCTCCAGCAGAAGCAGCAACAACAGCCGCAGCACTTCAGGGCACCCACCCCTGCACCCTCCCTATCATCCAAACCACTAGCTCTGGTGCAGGGACAGAAACCCAGAGACATGTCCGATAACTCTTCACTCACATCACAATCACCCCCTCCTCTACCCACCAACACCACAGGCTCCTCAGTGAAACCCAAGACAAAGAAAGTGCAATATAGTACAGATAATGATTTAGATTATGTGCAAACGGTGAAACATGATGATAGGGATGGACAGACTGAAGATATTAGCAATGATGTAGACAATTGTACTG tattttctcCATTCCTGACAGGCGGAGTGACTGAGTCCGAGATGGACTTACTGTTGCATCGGAACACCATGTCTGATACACAGAAACAGTGCGTGGAGAAGGTGGAAGGTATGAGAGATGCCAGCGATGCACAAGATGACGTCTTTGTAGTGGATCTGATCAAAGAAGACAATGGAATTGGTTTAGGACTTATAGACGGACTT tACACACCATTGAGGTCAGCTGGTATCTATGTGCGTACTCTGTTACCTAAGGGAGCTGCAGCAAGAGATGGCAGACTGAGATTGGGAGACAGAATTCTGGCTGTCAACGGCACAAGTCTTGTGGGTGCAGATTATCAAAG CGCAATGCAGTTAATTAGAAATGCTGGACCAAGATTGAGGTTTCTGGTTGCCAAGTCTGATATCTCTATGGCGATGAAAATTACAGCATCAGCATGTTAG